A stretch of DNA from Planococcus antarcticus DSM 14505:
ATTTGTCGAAATGTTTGATATGAGCCAACCGGCCATCAGCCAGCATCTGCGCAAGCTCAAGCACGCGGGACTCGTAAAGGAAAGCAGAAGAGGGCAATGGCGGTTTTATTCCATGAATCAGGAATCGATTCATGCCCCATTGCTGCAAAATATCTTAAGCCATATTGAAGACACAGATTCGCAGCTACTGGCCTTGCGGGCCAAAGAAGCACCCGTAGACTGCTGCTAACGAAAAGTGAAAGTAGCCTGTCCAGCTCTGACAGGAGTAAGACGATCTGGTGAAGCAGTGTGTCTTCAACCGCACAGCCAGAGGTTACATCCCGAAGAGCTAGGCACTGCAACCGGACACGGGAGTGGCTTATGACTTTAGAGTTTGGACAATAAACAAAGAGGAAATAAACATATTTTCTTAAGCTATTCAAAAAGGAGATCTCTTCATGACTAAAAAAACCATCTATTTTTTATGCACCGGAAATTCATGCCGCAGCCAAATGGCTGAAGGCTGGGCAAAGCAGCATTTAGCGGACGAATGGGCTGTCTACAGTGCAGGAATCGAAGCCCACGGATTAAATCCGAATGCGGTGAAAGCCATGAACGAAGTGAACATCGATATCTCTAATCAATCTTCGGACACTATCGATACGGATTTGCTGAACCATGCAGATTTCGTCGTCACACTTTGCGGCGATGCTGCCGATAAATGCCCGATGACACCACCTCACGTCAGACGCGAACATTGGGGCTTTGAAGATCCAGCGAAAGCCCAAGGGACAGATGAAGAAAAATGGGCAGTGTTCCAGATGGTCCGCGACGCAATCGGCACACGCATCGCAACTTTCGCCGAAACCGGAAACTGAACCTTTAAGGAGAATAAATCATGACAAAAGTGACGATATACGACCCAGCTATGTGCTGCGACACCGGTGTTTGCGGACCAGTAGTGGATCCCAAACTGACCGCTGTAGCCGCCGCTGTTTTTTCGCTTAAAAAAAAAGGATTTAGCATCAAACGTTTCAATTTGGGCAATGATCCTGCTGCTTTTGTGGAAAACAAGAAAGTCAATTCGGTATTGTTCGACAACGGCATCGAGTCATTGCCGTTGATTTTGGTCGATGGCGAAGTAGCCAAAATGGGTGAATACCCGACAGTCGAAGAATTCGCCCAA
This window harbors:
- a CDS encoding ArsR/SmtB family transcription factor, with translation METLTKQTAADVTVCLKAVSDPTRLLMMKLVEANELCVCQFVEMFDMSQPAISQHLRKLKHAGLVKESRRGQWRFYSMNQESIHAPLLQNILSHIEDTDSQLLALRAKEAPVDCC
- the arsC gene encoding arsenate reductase (thioredoxin); amino-acid sequence: MTKKTIYFLCTGNSCRSQMAEGWAKQHLADEWAVYSAGIEAHGLNPNAVKAMNEVNIDISNQSSDTIDTDLLNHADFVVTLCGDAADKCPMTPPHVRREHWGFEDPAKAQGTDEEKWAVFQMVRDAIGTRIATFAETGN
- the arsD gene encoding arsenite efflux transporter metallochaperone ArsD, with protein sequence MTKVTIYDPAMCCDTGVCGPVVDPKLTAVAAAVFSLKKKGFSIKRFNLGNDPAAFVENKKVNSVLFDNGIESLPLILVDGEVAKMGEYPTVEEFAQWFRVEAGELQAVKQPSNPLNVKIVSSGEK